The Paraburkholderia sabiae genome includes a region encoding these proteins:
- a CDS encoding acyl-CoA mutase large subunit family protein produces MKSSAAELDESIAMPHPDRTPSGLHVPVVVGGPGETEGIGAPGQFPFTRGIFPDGYRGRLWTMRQYSGFGTAEESNERYRFLLQQGQTGLSVALDLPTQCGLDPDDAMARSEIGKVGVSLSNLSEMELLFKGIDLSRISTSFTINGTAAMIYAMYVACADKQGVPRDKLTGTIQNDILKEYVARGTWIFPVRPSMRLIADSILYSNEVSPRFNPISIAGAHMRDAGCTAVEEMAYTLANGLAYVDTVVARGGDVAKFARRLSFFFYVHMDLFEEVAKFRAGRRVWARLIKERYGVDDEKAQMFRFGVVCGGSSLTSAQPYNNVVRVAIETCAAVMGGAQSVFTCAYDEAFQIPTEFSAELALRTQQIIGYESGIARTVDPLGGSYFVEELTDRTEARIRELMNEIDAYGGAVKAIEDGWLQLRIAKSALQRKRETDDHERLVVGQNCFRRENQVEQPGELFHLNPQASATVVERFERLRDTRNEADARKSLDALSAAAARDEGNLMPYLVDCCHAYATIGEMVARLKDQWGEFEEPVHL; encoded by the coding sequence ATGAAGTCAAGTGCAGCCGAACTCGACGAATCGATAGCGATGCCGCATCCGGACCGCACGCCATCGGGATTGCATGTGCCCGTCGTGGTCGGTGGTCCTGGCGAAACGGAAGGCATCGGCGCGCCGGGGCAGTTTCCGTTCACGCGCGGCATCTTCCCGGACGGCTATCGCGGGCGTCTGTGGACGATGCGCCAGTACTCGGGCTTCGGCACGGCGGAAGAATCGAACGAACGCTATCGCTTTCTGCTGCAGCAGGGGCAAACGGGCCTGTCCGTCGCGCTCGATCTGCCGACGCAATGCGGCCTCGATCCCGACGACGCAATGGCGCGCTCGGAGATCGGCAAAGTCGGCGTTTCGCTGTCGAATCTGTCGGAGATGGAGCTGCTGTTCAAGGGCATCGATCTGAGCCGCATTTCGACGTCGTTCACGATCAACGGCACGGCGGCGATGATCTACGCGATGTATGTTGCGTGCGCGGACAAGCAGGGCGTGCCGCGCGACAAGCTGACGGGCACGATCCAGAACGACATCCTCAAGGAATACGTTGCGCGGGGCACGTGGATTTTCCCGGTGCGTCCGTCAATGCGCCTGATCGCCGATTCCATTCTGTACTCGAACGAAGTGTCGCCGCGCTTCAATCCGATTTCGATTGCGGGCGCGCACATGCGCGACGCGGGCTGCACGGCCGTCGAGGAAATGGCGTACACGCTCGCCAACGGACTTGCGTACGTCGACACGGTTGTTGCGCGCGGCGGCGACGTCGCGAAGTTCGCACGGCGTTTGAGCTTCTTCTTCTACGTGCACATGGACCTCTTCGAAGAGGTCGCGAAGTTTCGTGCTGGACGCCGCGTGTGGGCGCGACTCATCAAAGAGCGCTATGGCGTCGATGACGAGAAGGCGCAGATGTTCCGCTTCGGCGTCGTGTGCGGCGGCTCGTCGCTGACGTCCGCGCAGCCGTACAACAACGTTGTGCGCGTCGCGATCGAAACCTGCGCTGCCGTGATGGGCGGAGCGCAGTCGGTGTTCACCTGTGCGTACGACGAAGCGTTCCAGATTCCCACCGAATTTTCCGCCGAACTTGCGCTGCGCACGCAACAGATCATCGGCTATGAAAGCGGCATTGCGCGCACGGTCGATCCGCTTGGTGGCTCGTATTTCGTCGAAGAACTGACCGATCGTACCGAGGCGCGTATCCGCGAACTGATGAACGAGATCGACGCATACGGCGGCGCCGTGAAAGCGATCGAAGACGGCTGGCTGCAATTGCGCATCGCGAAGAGCGCGCTGCAGCGCAAGCGCGAAACGGACGATCACGAGCGGCTCGTCGTCGGACAGAACTGCTTCCGGCGCGAGAACCAGGTCGAGCAGCCGGGCGAACTGTTTCATCTGAATCCGCAGGCGAGTGCGACGGTCGTCGAACGCTTCGAGCGGCTGCGCGATACGCGCAATGAAGCGGACGCGCGCAAGTCGCTGGACGCGCTGAGCGCTGCCGCTGCGCGCGACGAGGGCAACCTGATGCCGTATCTCGTCGATTGCTGCCATGCGTACGCGACGATCGGCGAAATGGTCGCGCGGCTGAAAGATCAGTGGGGCGAATTCGAGGAGCCGGTCCATCTATGA
- a CDS encoding enoyl-CoA hydratase/isomerase family protein, producing the protein MKDEAHRSDSAVLTAVREGVLHVTINRPDKRNALNRATLDALRTAFTEAKRDDALHAVVLSAAGERSFAAGGDLREFDALRSEADAAALFDHAAAALDAIRATSVPVIAALNGTALGGGAELAVACDYRVAAAHACIGFVQATLAITTGFSGGEDLFALLGPARAMRVLAQARVIDAHEALALGLIDDIAEQGQPLEARVAQFVQPFVDRPPHVVRAMKQIAATHRRALSQATRDAERAAFVATWSNPAHWEQAQKFLDRQRASTDGSKTKPA; encoded by the coding sequence ATGAAGGACGAAGCGCATCGCTCGGACTCAGCAGTGCTCACCGCCGTGCGTGAGGGTGTGCTGCACGTGACCATCAATCGCCCGGACAAGCGCAATGCACTCAACCGCGCGACGCTCGACGCTTTACGCACCGCCTTCACAGAAGCTAAACGCGATGACGCGTTGCACGCGGTCGTGCTGTCCGCAGCAGGCGAGCGCAGCTTCGCGGCGGGCGGCGACCTGCGCGAGTTCGACGCGCTGCGCAGCGAGGCCGATGCCGCCGCGCTGTTCGATCATGCAGCAGCGGCGCTCGACGCCATTCGCGCGACGTCCGTTCCCGTGATCGCCGCATTGAACGGCACGGCACTCGGTGGCGGCGCGGAACTGGCCGTCGCTTGCGACTACCGCGTGGCGGCCGCGCATGCGTGCATCGGCTTCGTGCAGGCCACGCTCGCTATCACCACTGGTTTCAGCGGCGGCGAAGATCTTTTCGCGCTGCTAGGCCCCGCGCGCGCAATGCGCGTGCTGGCGCAAGCGCGCGTGATCGACGCGCATGAAGCCCTCGCGCTCGGCCTCATCGACGATATCGCCGAACAAGGGCAACCACTCGAAGCACGCGTCGCGCAATTCGTGCAGCCGTTTGTCGATCGACCGCCGCACGTCGTGCGGGCGATGAAGCAGATTGCCGCCACGCATCGCCGTGCGTTATCGCAAGCTACGCGCGACGCCGAACGCGCCGCCTTCGTCGCGACGTGGAGTAATCCGGCGCACTGGGAACAGGCGCAAAAGTTTCTCGACCGGCAGCGCGCATCGACTGACGGTTCAAAGACAAAGCCCGCGTAA
- a CDS encoding IclR family transcriptional regulator, translating to MKPTDRALGIFEAFEAEGRPLTLSELAEAAGLPVSTSHGIVRVLLERGYLYLTSRRKDLFPTRRLYDMAAKIIANDPYLERIEPQLQTLRDATQETVIVGKRQHDEIVYLSVLEGPQTIRYSAAAGALKPLHSTSIGKAMLSRVDASELRRFLAQAALPSVTDNTLTTADELFDDIAHSREKGFFVTRGESVSDVFAIAVPVDVNRDVLGIAVAGPRHRMEEQIERIGAVLLEAKRSIETGGH from the coding sequence ATGAAACCAACCGATCGTGCACTGGGCATCTTCGAAGCATTCGAGGCCGAAGGGCGTCCGCTGACGCTCAGCGAACTCGCGGAAGCGGCGGGTTTGCCTGTGAGTACGAGTCACGGCATCGTGCGCGTGCTGCTCGAACGCGGCTATCTCTATCTGACCAGCCGCAGAAAAGACCTCTTTCCCACACGACGCCTGTACGACATGGCGGCGAAGATCATCGCCAACGACCCGTACCTCGAACGGATCGAGCCGCAACTTCAGACACTGCGCGACGCGACCCAGGAGACGGTGATCGTCGGCAAGCGGCAGCATGACGAGATCGTCTATCTGAGCGTGCTTGAAGGGCCACAGACGATTCGCTACAGCGCGGCGGCGGGCGCACTGAAACCGCTGCATTCGACCTCGATCGGCAAAGCGATGCTGAGCCGCGTCGACGCGAGCGAGTTACGGCGTTTTCTCGCGCAGGCCGCGTTGCCTAGCGTGACGGACAACACGCTGACCACGGCCGACGAACTTTTCGACGACATCGCGCACTCGCGGGAAAAAGGCTTTTTCGTCACGCGCGGCGAGAGCGTCAGCGACGTGTTCGCGATCGCGGTGCCCGTCGACGTGAATCGCGACGTGCTCGGCATTGCCGTCGCTGGGCCGCGTCACCGGATGGAAGAACAGATCGAGCGGATCGGTGCAGTGTTGCTGGAAGCGAAGCGCTCGATCGAAACGGGCGGGCATTGA
- a CDS encoding MFS transporter: MWMSELDKTERRTMAGCFLGWTLDALDVQVYSFVIPTLLIGWHITAAEAGMLGTVTLLASAVGGWLSGLAADRFGRVAVLQATILWYAVFTFACGFTQSYEQLFICRALQGFGFGGEWAAGAVLIGETVRGVYRGRAVGIVQSGWAVGWGLAALLFGLFFSIMPEQLAWRALFWVGLAPALLVFWVRRHVPESGVFTKGRRERRNRGVLRQLLAIFHLDYLATTLRVSALATASIGGSYTFLIWLPTYLKTSRGLSVIGTTGYTTVMILGAFVGFILGAYLADSIGRKKTFMVSAIGSAVILGAYMLAPIGNGAMLVLGFPLGLCAFMMFSPMGPYMTELFPTRIRAAGQGFCYNFGRGIGALFPALVGKLTSVMGLGNAIAAFGIAAYALMLLAVLLLPETLGRPLPDDAEPSLQAEGGAANSYTPS, encoded by the coding sequence ATGTGGATGTCGGAGCTCGACAAGACTGAGCGGCGCACCATGGCCGGCTGTTTTCTTGGCTGGACGCTCGATGCGCTCGACGTACAGGTCTACAGCTTCGTCATACCTACCTTGCTGATCGGATGGCACATCACGGCGGCTGAAGCGGGCATGCTCGGCACGGTGACGCTGCTCGCGTCGGCCGTCGGCGGATGGCTGAGCGGACTGGCCGCCGATCGCTTCGGTCGCGTCGCAGTGCTGCAGGCGACGATCCTCTGGTACGCGGTCTTCACCTTCGCCTGCGGCTTCACGCAGAGCTACGAGCAGCTTTTCATCTGCCGGGCGCTGCAAGGCTTCGGCTTCGGCGGGGAATGGGCGGCGGGCGCCGTGCTGATCGGCGAGACCGTGCGCGGTGTATATCGCGGACGCGCGGTCGGCATCGTGCAGAGCGGATGGGCGGTGGGATGGGGACTCGCGGCGCTATTGTTCGGCCTGTTCTTCTCGATCATGCCCGAGCAACTCGCGTGGCGCGCGCTGTTCTGGGTCGGCCTCGCGCCCGCGCTGCTGGTGTTCTGGGTGCGCCGTCACGTGCCGGAATCGGGTGTCTTCACGAAAGGACGGCGCGAGCGGCGCAATCGCGGCGTGCTGCGCCAGTTGCTGGCCATCTTTCACCTCGACTATCTCGCGACCACACTCAGGGTGTCCGCGCTTGCGACGGCATCGATCGGCGGCTCGTACACGTTCCTGATCTGGCTGCCGACGTATCTGAAGACGTCGCGCGGCCTCTCCGTCATTGGCACAACGGGCTATACGACGGTGATGATTCTCGGCGCGTTCGTCGGCTTTATTCTCGGCGCGTATCTGGCCGACTCGATCGGCCGCAAGAAAACCTTCATGGTCAGCGCGATCGGCTCGGCCGTCATCCTCGGCGCCTACATGCTCGCGCCGATCGGCAACGGCGCGATGCTCGTGCTCGGCTTCCCGCTCGGCCTGTGCGCGTTCATGATGTTTTCGCCGATGGGCCCGTACATGACCGAACTCTTCCCGACGCGTATCCGCGCGGCCGGCCAGGGCTTCTGCTACAACTTCGGGCGCGGCATCGGCGCGCTCTTTCCCGCGCTGGTCGGCAAGCTGACGAGCGTGATGGGGCTCGGCAACGCGATCGCCGCGTTCGGTATCGCCGCGTATGCGCTGATGTTGCTCGCCGTGCTGCTGTTGCCCGAAACGCTCGGCAGACCGCTGCCCGACGACGCCGAACCGTCGCTGCAGGCCGAAGGCGGCGCGGCCAACAGCTATACGCCTTCCTGA
- a CDS encoding amidohydrolase family protein: MTASCQPPSEIIKPPENKAPPGACDCHIHIVGPRERFPLSESRAYTPADASLRQYEHVQEVLGTQRVVIVQPSFYGTDNRCTLDAVAHFGVQRSRAIVVIDPEISDGNLREMHDAGARGVRVNLVTPGGPPIAHLTQLAERIAPFGWHTQIYANGEDLPDLLPILRRLPTEVVIDHMGQIPAAWGTAHPAITALRALLDGGRAWLKLCAYRCSNEGYPFRDTDALATLLARVATERCVWGTDWPHPNLEGTLPDDGELLDALMRWAPSRDAQQRILVDNPAALYGFATS; encoded by the coding sequence ATGACCGCAAGCTGCCAGCCACCAAGCGAGATCATCAAGCCGCCCGAGAACAAGGCGCCGCCCGGCGCGTGCGACTGCCACATTCATATCGTCGGGCCGCGCGAGCGCTTTCCGTTGAGCGAAAGCCGCGCTTATACGCCCGCCGACGCGTCGCTGCGCCAGTACGAGCATGTACAGGAAGTGCTCGGCACGCAGCGCGTCGTCATCGTGCAGCCGAGTTTCTATGGCACCGACAACCGCTGCACACTCGATGCCGTCGCGCACTTCGGTGTGCAGCGCAGCCGCGCGATCGTCGTGATTGATCCGGAGATCAGCGATGGGAATTTACGTGAGATGCACGACGCCGGCGCGCGGGGCGTGCGCGTCAACCTCGTAACACCGGGCGGTCCGCCCATCGCGCATCTGACGCAACTGGCGGAGAGAATCGCGCCGTTTGGCTGGCACACGCAGATCTACGCGAACGGCGAGGACCTGCCTGATCTGCTGCCGATTCTGCGCCGCTTGCCTACCGAAGTCGTCATCGATCACATGGGACAGATACCCGCTGCGTGGGGCACTGCGCATCCCGCTATCACCGCGTTGCGTGCATTGCTCGATGGCGGACGCGCGTGGCTCAAGCTATGCGCGTATCGATGTTCGAACGAGGGCTATCCGTTTCGCGATACCGATGCGCTTGCCACGTTGCTGGCGCGCGTCGCGACGGAGCGCTGCGTGTGGGGCACGGACTGGCCGCACCCGAACCTGGAAGGTACGCTCCCCGACGACGGCGAACTGCTCGATGCGCTGATGCGCTGGGCGCCGTCCCGCGATGCGCAGCAGCGTATCCTCGTGGATAACCCCGCGGCGCTTTATGGCTTCGCCACGTCATGA
- a CDS encoding class II aldolase/adducin family protein has product MLREQQMPSNVKSTVSDVEWNTRVDLAACYRLMPYFGLSDLVYNHITARIPGDDTRLLINPYGFMYEEITASSLITIDIDGNVLFNPNEGTYGVNAAGYVIHSAVHAARHDVNCVIHTHSRGGLAVSALSCGLLPLTQTAMRFSPVAYHDYQGVAIDLEERKTLAEDLGNAEAMILRNHGLLVASASIPQAFNAIYWLENACRAQVDAMACNTDLHLPPQDVIDKTAHLYKPETRRPYGEMEWPAMLRFLDRRDPSYRN; this is encoded by the coding sequence ATGCTGAGGGAACAACAGATGCCGTCCAACGTGAAGTCGACAGTATCGGACGTGGAATGGAACACACGCGTCGATCTGGCCGCGTGCTATCGGCTGATGCCGTATTTCGGCTTGAGCGATCTCGTGTACAACCACATCACCGCACGTATTCCCGGCGACGACACGCGGTTGCTGATCAACCCGTATGGCTTTATGTATGAGGAGATCACGGCGTCGAGCCTGATCACGATCGATATCGACGGCAACGTGCTGTTCAATCCGAACGAGGGCACGTATGGCGTGAATGCCGCCGGTTATGTGATCCACAGCGCGGTGCATGCAGCGAGGCATGACGTGAATTGCGTGATTCACACGCATAGCCGCGGCGGACTTGCTGTGTCGGCGCTATCGTGCGGACTGCTGCCGCTTACGCAAACGGCGATGCGTTTTAGTCCCGTCGCGTATCACGACTATCAGGGCGTCGCGATCGATCTCGAAGAGCGCAAGACGCTCGCCGAAGACCTCGGTAACGCCGAAGCGATGATCCTGCGAAATCACGGATTGCTTGTCGCGAGCGCGTCGATTCCGCAAGCCTTCAATGCCATTTACTGGCTCGAAAACGCGTGCCGTGCGCAGGTTGATGCGATGGCGTGCAATACCGACCTTCATTTGCCGCCGCAGGACGTCATCGACAAGACCGCGCATCTCTACAAGCCGGAAACACGCCGCCCTTATGGCGAAATGGAATGGCCTGCAATGCTGCGCTTTCTCGACCGGCGGGATCCGTCGTATCGGAACTAG
- a CDS encoding flagellin domain-containing protein has translation MLNINTNIASLTAQNNLSGSQSALSQAINRLSSGKRVNTAADDAAGLAISTTQTASINALTQGAANANNGISMVQTTNGALQSVVDNLQRIRQLAVEAGDGSLDSNALANLQSEVSTRLNEITRVAQQTTFNGAQVLNGIGSVNFQIGAFNGQQITANFGSQKWDATSLGVNGVSVSTASGAQAAMSTIDTVLTSVNTFQATLGATQNTFQAAISTTNTQATNMSAARSQITDADFATETANLSKAQVLQQAGISVLAQANSMPQQVLKLLQ, from the coding sequence ATGCTGAACATCAACACCAACATCGCTTCGCTGACCGCACAAAACAACCTGTCGGGTTCGCAAAGCGCACTGTCGCAAGCAATCAACCGTCTGTCGTCGGGCAAGCGTGTGAACACGGCTGCTGACGATGCAGCAGGTCTCGCGATTTCGACGACGCAAACGGCGTCGATCAACGCACTGACGCAAGGTGCCGCCAACGCCAACAACGGCATTTCGATGGTGCAAACCACGAACGGCGCACTGCAATCGGTCGTCGACAACCTGCAACGTATTCGCCAGCTGGCAGTGGAAGCAGGCGACGGCTCGCTCGACTCGAACGCACTGGCCAACCTCCAGTCGGAAGTGTCGACGCGTCTGAACGAAATCACGCGTGTTGCGCAACAAACGACGTTCAACGGCGCGCAAGTGCTGAACGGCATCGGCTCCGTCAACTTCCAGATCGGCGCGTTCAACGGCCAGCAGATCACGGCAAACTTCGGTTCGCAGAAGTGGGACGCGACGAGCCTCGGCGTCAACGGCGTGTCGGTTTCGACGGCTTCGGGCGCTCAGGCAGCAATGAGCACGATCGACACGGTTCTGACGAGCGTGAACACGTTCCAGGCAACGCTGGGCGCAACGCAGAACACGTTCCAGGCTGCAATCTCGACGACGAACACGCAAGCAACGAACATGAGCGCAGCACGTTCGCAGATCACCGACGCGGACTTCGCGACGGAAACGGCGAACCTGTCGAAGGCTCAGGTTCTGCAACAGGCTGGTATCTCGGTGCTCGCGCAAGCGAACTCGATGCCGCAGCAGGTTCTCAAGCTGCTCCAGTAA
- a CDS encoding TetR/AcrR family transcriptional regulator — protein sequence MDLFWAKGFDMCSMSDLVDAMGVNSPSIYAAFGNKESLYREAIELYVRAEGGAALRKFESGVTLRESLETMFETSIDLFTGGQRSRGCMIFLGGAGIGAEHVELRNFLQELRLKVARTVEKRLKKAVEQGELVHHSDAVALATLCMSVFCGLSVQAADGASKRKLRAGVAQLLAMIPFNE from the coding sequence ATGGATCTCTTCTGGGCAAAGGGCTTCGACATGTGCTCGATGTCGGATCTCGTCGACGCCATGGGCGTCAACTCGCCCAGCATCTACGCGGCGTTCGGCAACAAGGAAAGCCTCTATCGCGAGGCAATCGAGCTATACGTGCGTGCCGAAGGCGGCGCGGCGCTCCGGAAGTTCGAATCGGGCGTTACGTTGCGCGAAAGCCTCGAGACCATGTTCGAGACGAGCATCGATCTCTTCACAGGAGGACAGCGCTCTCGCGGTTGCATGATTTTTCTCGGCGGCGCGGGGATCGGCGCGGAGCACGTCGAGTTGCGCAACTTCCTTCAGGAGTTGCGGCTGAAGGTTGCCCGGACGGTCGAAAAGCGCCTGAAAAAAGCCGTCGAACAAGGCGAACTCGTCCATCACTCGGACGCTGTAGCGCTGGCAACCTTGTGCATGTCGGTGTTCTGCGGCCTGTCCGTCCAGGCCGCCGACGGCGCCAGCAAACGCAAGCTGCGTGCCGGCGTTGCGCAATTGCTGGCGATGATTCCTTTCAATGAATGA
- a CDS encoding glycoside hydrolase family 19 protein: MLRHRSRVARAVCSIGNGGVMLDADSIKRVFPRCKSPHAWANSLNTALPKFGINTPDRIASFLAQTGYESGQFNNLEENLNYSAAALMRAWPKRFPNEAAAQPYINNPRKLADFVYANRMGNGNEQSDDGYVFRGRGLIQLTGRSNYAAVAKVIDAKLLEQPDLLVQPDYACSSAAWYWQSRGLNELADDRTDDNDLEDFAEITRRINGGTIGIKDRFALYKQVIAVIH; this comes from the coding sequence GTGCTGCGGCATCGCTCGCGCGTTGCGCGAGCAGTGTGCTCGATAGGTAACGGAGGAGTTATGTTAGACGCTGATTCCATCAAGCGTGTCTTCCCGCGCTGCAAATCGCCTCACGCATGGGCAAACAGTCTGAATACCGCGCTGCCGAAGTTCGGCATCAATACGCCGGATCGTATCGCCAGCTTTCTTGCGCAGACGGGCTACGAGTCGGGTCAGTTCAACAACCTCGAAGAGAACCTCAACTACAGCGCCGCCGCGTTGATGCGGGCGTGGCCGAAGCGTTTTCCGAATGAAGCAGCGGCCCAGCCTTATATCAACAATCCGAGAAAACTGGCGGATTTCGTCTACGCCAACCGGATGGGCAATGGCAACGAGCAAAGCGATGACGGCTATGTCTTTCGCGGACGAGGGCTCATCCAGCTCACCGGGCGCAGCAATTACGCAGCGGTTGCAAAAGTGATCGATGCAAAACTTCTCGAACAGCCGGATCTTCTCGTGCAGCCCGACTATGCCTGTTCAAGCGCCGCGTGGTATTGGCAAAGCCGCGGCCTCAACGAACTGGCGGACGACCGCACGGACGATAACGACCTCGAAGACTTTGCGGAAATCACGCGTCGCATCAATGGGGGAACGATCGGCATCAAGGACCGGTTCGCGTTGTACAAGCAGGTGATCGCCGTGATTCACTGA